The following DNA comes from Streptomyces pristinaespiralis.
AGTCTCCGGACCGACGTGAGTCTCCCCCTCACTTCATGACGGCCGCCCGCACGCACAGCACGTCCGGCAGATGTGAGGCGAGCAGCTGCCAGCTGTCGCCGTCGTCCGCGCTCGCGTACACCTCGCCGTTGCGGTTGCCGAAGTAGACGCCCGCCGGGTCGGCGTCGTCCGTGCACAGGGCGTCCCGGAGCACCGTGCCGAAGTGATCGCCCTCGGGCAGGCCGGCCGACAGCGCCTCCCAGGTCTCGCCCGCGTCACCGGTGCGGTACACGCGGCAGCGGCGCTCGGCGGGGACACGGTCCGCGTCGGCGGTGATCGGGAACACGTACGCGGTGTTCGCGCGGTGCGGATGCGCGGCCATGGCGAAGCCGAAGTCCGACGGCAGCCCGGTCCCGATGTCGGTCCACTTCGCCCCGGCGTCGTCGCTGCGGAACACGCCCCAGTGGTTCTGCAGATACAGACGGTCGGGGTCTACGGCGTCCTGCGCGATCTTGTGGACGCACTGGCCGAACTCCGGGTTCGGGTCGGGGAGGAAGACCGCCGACACGCCCTGGTTCGACGGTGTCCAGCTCTCCCCGCCGTCCTTCGAGCGGAACACCCCGGCCGTGGACACGGCGACCGTCACGGCCAGCGGGTCCCTCGGATCGGTGATCACGGTGTGGACGGCTTCTCCGCCGCCGCCGGGCACCCACTGGGAACGCGTCGGGTGCTCCCACAGCGGCCGGACGAGCTCGAAGCTGGCGCCGCCGTTCTCCGAGCGGAAGAGCGCCGCGGGCTCGGTGCCCGCGTAGACCACGTCCGGGTCGGCGTCGGAGGCGGGGTGCAGCTGCCAGACGCGCTCCAGCGACGCGCCCGTGTCCTGGGGGAACTTGACGGCCGGCTTCTCCGGCTCGGTCCAGGTCTTTCCCAGGTCGTCCGAGTGGAACACCGACGGGCCCCAGTGCGCGCTGTCGCCGCCGACGAGGAGCCGTGGCACGGCGCGGCGGGTGTCGATGCCGATCGAGTACACGGCCTGCGCGTTGAAGTGCGGGCTACTGAACTCCCAGGTGCCGCCGCTCCTGCGGCCGATGAAGAGCCCTTTGCGTGTGCCCACGGTAAGAAGAACATCGGTCATGACCTGCTACCTCCAGGACGCCTTTGTCTCGGTTGTGGGCCAGTCTGCACCCGGCCACTGACAGTGGCCCGCAGGACGCTCTCGGCGCAGGTGGGCGCCCTTCACCCGGACCGGCCCGGCAATGGAAGTGCTGACCGCCGGCAGCCCCGGAACTCATCGGTGACACGGAAACGCGGACACATCGGCCGCCCCGGCCCCACGCGTCCACGCGCCGCCCCGGCGGGGGCCGAGCCACGCTTGCCCGCGCCGACCCGACCGCGCCCGCCCGCACCGACCCGCACCGCGCCGACCCGCGCCGCGCGACCCGCCCGCACCGACCCGCACCGCGCCGCGCGACCCGCCCGCACCAACCCGTACTGCGCTGCGCCTGCGCGCCGACCCGCGCCTGTGCGCAAAACGTGGCGTGCGCAGCGAGCCCGCGCGGAAGGCGGGCCCCCGCGGGCCCGCTGCAACGCGGACCCCGCGCCGACCCGCACCGCGCCCGCCTGCGTCGAGACTGCCCGCACCGACCCGCACCGCGCCGACCCGCGGCGCGCGACCCGCCCGCACCGACCCGTACTGCGCTGCGCCTGCGCGCCGACCCGCGACTGTGCGCAAAATGTGGCGGGCGCAGCGAGCCCGCGCGGAAGGCGGGCCCGCGCGGGCCCGCTGCAACGCGGACCCCGCGCGGGCACACCGCAGCCGCAGCTGCCTCGCGCGGAGGCGGCTGCCGACCGCCTCCGCGGCGCGGCCCGACACCGCTCAGACCGAGCGGTGGTACTGCTGCGGCACGTGCACATCGCCGCCCAGTTCGCGTGCCGCGTGACGCGCCCACGAGGGGTTGCGGAGCAGCTCGCGGCCGAGCAGCACCGCGTCGGCCTCGCCGTTCGCGAGGATCTTCTCCGCCTGCTCCGCGTCCGTGATCAGGCCGACCGCGGCCACCGGCAGGTCGGTCTCCGCCTTGACCCGTGCCGCGAACGGAACCTGGTAGCCGGGGCCGGTGGGGATCCGCACGCGGGCCGCGTTGCCGCCGCTGGAGACGTCCAGGAGGTCCACGCCGTGCTCCTTGAGGAGCGAGGCGAAGCGGACGGTGTCGTCCGGTGTCCAGCCTCCCTCCTCGAGCCAGTCCGTGGCCGAGATCCGGAAGAACAGCGGCAGTTCCTCGGGCCAGACGGCGCGCACCGCGTCCACGACCTCCAGCGCGAAGCGCACGCGGTTGTCGAAGGAGCCCCCGTACTCGTCGGTGCGGTGGTTGCTGTGCGGTGACAGGAATTCGCCGATCAGGTAGCCGTGCGCGCCGTGGATCTCGGCGACCTTGAACCCGGCGTCCAGGGCGCGGCGGGCCGCGTCGGCGAACTGCCCGACGATCTCGGCGATCTGCACCCCGGTCAGCTCGTCCGGTACGGGATGCCCCTCGACGAAGGGGATCGCGCTGGGCGCCACGGGCTGCCATCCGTGCTGCTCCGGACCGACCGGCTCGCCGCCGTTCCACGGCCGGTCGGTCGACGCCTTGCGTCCGGCATGGGCGATCTGGATGCCGGGCACCGTGCCCTGGCTCTCGAGGAACGCGGTGATCCGGCGGAACGCCGCGACCTGGGTGTCGTTCCAGATGCCGAGGTCGGCGGGGCTGATGCGTCCCTCGGGACTCACCGCGGTGGCCTCGACGAGGATGAGGCCGGTGCCGCCGGCGGCGCGGGCGGCGTAGTGGGCGAAGTGCCAGTCGCCGGCGACGCCCGCGTTCGGGCCGAAGACCTCGGCGCTGTACTGGCACATCGGCGCCATCCAGACGCGGTTGGGGATGGTCAGTGACCGAAGGGCGTAGGGCTCGAACAACGCGCTCACTGCGGGCTCCGTTCGGGAGAGGTCCGGTGTACTCCTCGTACGATAGACACCGTAGTACGATGGAAGTCAAACTACGAGGGATATCGAACTACGAGAGCCGCCGAATTTCGCCGGTCACCGGTTCCGGGTGAGGGACGACGTGAGAGGGGAACCACGAGGGGCGTCGAACTACGAAGGGCCTCGTACCATGGACCTCCCCGGACGAAGCGGAGCCGTCGTGACCACCGTGACCAGCCCTCGAGTGCTCGCCCACCCCGGCCGCGACGAGATCCGGCTGGAGAACGTGCTCCATGCCCTCGCCGACCCGATGCGACTGCGTGTCGTGCGTGAACTCGCGGCCGGTGAGGCGGACCTGACGTGTTCCGACATCGAGCTGCCGGTCACCAAGTCGACGACCACCCACCACTTCCGGGTGCTGCGCGAGAACGGCGTGATCCGCCAGACCTACCAGGGCACCGCGAAGATGAACGGCCTGCGGCGGGACGACCTCGAAGCGCTGTTCCCCGGCCTGCTCGACCGGGTCCTCGAAGCGGCGGAGGCCCAGGAACGCCGCCTCGCCGACGACTGACACGCCCCCGGGACCAGCCTTCGCCGGCGTTCGCCCTCGTCAGTGCCCGGCCTCGCCGGGGCCGCCCGAGCCGGTTTCCCGTGCCGCCCCCAGGAGCCCCGCCCAGTCCGGGATCTTGACGGGCGGCCTGCCCAGGGCGCGCCCCAGCGCCGCTTCCGCCTCCTCGATCGCCAGCCACCCGCGCCACCGCACCGGCTGCTGCCCGAGGGCCCGGAGCTCGGCCTCCGGATCCGCGGCGAGGGGCCGCCCCACCAGGGCGGCCGCGTCCTCGAGCAGGGAGTTGACGGTCTCCTTCGCGCACGGGCGGTTGGTGCCGATCACACCGTTCGGGCCGCGCTTGATCCAGCCCGCCACGTACTCGCCGGGCGAGAAGCGACCGTCCCGCACGACCCGTCCCGCGACGTTCGGCACCACTCCGCGATCGGCGTCGAACGGCAGCCCTTCGGTCGGCACGCCCCGGTATCCCACCGCGCGCAGCACCAGCTGCGCCTCGATGTCCTGGTACGCGCCGGTCCCGCGTACGCCGCCCGTGCCGTCCGGCTCGGTCCGCTCGAAGCGGACACCACCGACGCGGCCGTCACGTTCCAGCAGCTCCACCGGCCGCAGGAAGAACCGCACATGGATGCGGCGAGGCCGGCCCTGCAGGGGCCTGGCGGCCCACTCCCGTACGACGGTGAGGTTGCGCCGCACGATCGCGGGCACGGCGGCAGGATCGGCGTACGCCGTTTCCAGCGCGAGATCCGAGGGGTCCACCATGACGTCCGCCGAGGGCAGGGCGCCCAGCTCCCGCAGCTCCTTGGTGGTGAACTTGGCGCCCGACGGGCCGCGCCTGCCCACCATGTGCACATCGCGCACCTGGCTGGCCGCCAGTGCGGCGAGCGCCCGTTCAGGGACGTCCGTCCCGCGCAGCTCGTCCGCGCCCCGCGCGAGGATGCGCGCCACGTCGACCGCCACATTGCCGACGCCGATGACGACGGCCGACCGCGCCCCGAGGGCGAACGCGTCCGGGGGAGCGTCGGGGTGGGCGCTGTACCAGGAGACGAAGTCGGTGGCCGAGTGGCTGCCGGGCAGGTCCTCGCCGGGGACGCCGAGCTTGCGGTCCCTGGCCGCGCCCACGCAGTACACGACCGCGTGATAGAGCTCCAGCAGCTTCGCCGGACCGAGGCCCGCCCTGCCGACCTCGACGTTCCCCAGGAAATCGATCCGGTCGTCCTCGAGGACCGCCCGCAGGCTGTTCTGCAGCGACTTGATCTTCTCGTGGTCGGGAGCCACGCCGTAGCGCACGAGCCCGTACGGGCAGGGGAGGCGGTCCAGGATGTGCACCCGGACATCGGGCACAGCGGTCTGGCCGACGAGGGCCTGCGCGGCGTAGACCCCGCTGGGACCCGATCCGACGACGGCGACGCGAAGCACGTGGCGCTCCTTCCCGCAGGGGGATCTCCAGCATCGCACCGGAGTGCGTCACTGGGGAGGCTTGCGCCCGCGCGTCCTTCCCGGCGCGTCCCGAGGCGGTCCGGCCCCTGCCCGCGTCACATGTTCCGCATCCGGCCGATCTCGGCCGTCTGCTGCGCGATCACGTCGTTGGCCATCTCCTCGACCTGGACGTTGTTCCCCTCGGACAGCACGTCGGCGGCCATCGTCACGGCGCCCTGATGGTGGGTGATCATGAGCTTCAGGAAGAGCTCGTCGAAGGCGCTCCCGTCGGACTCGCGCAGCTGCTTCAGCTGCGCCTGCGTGGCCATCCCGGGCATCGCGCCGTGGTCGTGTCCATGGGCGCCGTCCTTCTTCGGGCCGCCGTTGTTCGCGAGCCAGCCGCGCATCGAGTCGATCTCGGGCTTCTGGGCGGCGGCTATCCGCTCGGCGAGCCGCTTCACCTGTGTCGACTCCGCCCGTTGCGGAGCGAGCGCCGTCATCTGCAGTGCCTGCTCGTGGTGTTCGATCATCATCTGCGTGTAGCCGAAGTCCGCGGAGTTGGGGCTGTCGTCCGGCAGCGCCGCGGCGGCCTCCTCCGCGGACAGGGTCCTGGCCGGCTCGCCGGGCTTGCCGGGCGCCACCACGGAGGGACCGTCCCCGCCCGCCGCCTTTTTCCGGCCGTCGGACTCCGACTCGCATGCGCCCAGGGCCAGTACGGCCACGGCGACCGCCGCGGCCGCGGCCGATCTGCGCAGACGCGCGGTACGGGGGCGGTTCAACACGGGTGACCTCCTGGGGAACTCGGGCCTCTTGGAACGGCCGCCTTCACTTACTGCGCACGTGTCGCCGGTCAGAAACCTTGATTACGTCCGTGTTGCCATCTGTTGAGATGTGCATGCTAGGGAAGATACTGCCGGGGTCCGTGAACCGTTCAACCATGAACGGATACCAGGGGAGGACCGTAGTGATCCTGTTGCACACCACCCGAGTGCGACGCAGACGACTGGGTGTCGCCGCGGCGGCCGCCGGACTGCTCGCCACCATGCTGGCGGCGGGGCCGGCGGCGGCGATTCCCGATCCGGGAGACGCCACCGCCCGCGAGGGCATCTCCGCGAGCGAGTCGGCGGAGACCAGGTCGGCCATCCGCGACGGCGAGATACCCGGCGTGGACGAGGTCGTTCACAGCGACAACATCGAGCACGTGACGAACATCCCCAAGGATGCGATCACCGGCACCAACTCGGACCTGGCCTTCCAGGGCAGGTACGCGTTCGCCGGCAACTACGACGGCTTCGTCATCTACGACATCAGCAACCCGCGGAGCCCGAAGACCGTTTCGCAGGTCCTGTGTCCGGGATCGCAGAACGACATCACCGTCTCCGGCGACCTGCTGTTCCTGTCCACCGACTCCTCACGGAGCGACAACTCCTGCAACAGCACGTCCCAGCCGGCGACCGAGAAGTCGTCCTGGGAGGGCATGAAGATCTTCGACATCAGCGACAAGAAGAACCCGAAGTACGTCGCCGCGGTCGAGACGGCGTGCGGTTCGCACACCCACACGCTGGTGCCCGAGCGCAGGAACGTCTACGTGTACGTCTCCTCGTACTCGCCGAACGCCGCGTTCCCGGACTGCCAGCCGCCGCACGACGGGATCTCCGTCATCAAGGTGCCGCGCAAGGCCCCGGAGAAGTCGGCGATCGTGAACTTCCCGGTGCTCTTCCCGGGCGAGGGACCCGACGGCGGCGGCAACCCGGGCTCGCCCACCAACCCGGGCGTCTCCAAGACCACGGGCTGCCACGACATCACCGTGCTGCCCTCCAAGGACCTGGCCGCCGGTGCCTGCATGGGTGACGGCATCCTGTTCGACATCGAGGACCCGGAGCACCCGAGGGTCATCGACCGGGTCCAGGACAACGTCAATTTCGCGTTCTGGCACTCGGCCAGCTTCAACCAGAAGGCGAACAAGGTCGTCTTCACCGACGAGCTCGGCGGCGGCGGCGCGGCCACCTGCAACGCCGAGATCGGCCCGAACCGCGGTGCGGACGGCATCTACGACATCGTGGGCAAGGGCGACAAGCGCAAGCTGGTCTTCCGCAGCTACTTCAAGATCCCGCGCCACCAGGCCGCGACCGAGAACTGCGTGGCCCACAACGGCTCCCTGATCCCGGTCAAGGGCCGCGACATCATGGTCCAGGCCTGGTACCAGGGCGGCGTCTCCGTGTGGGACTTCACCGACTCCTCGAAGCCGAAGGAGATCGCCTACTTCGAGCGCGGGCCGCTGAGCACCGACAGGCTCTCCGTGGCCGGTTCCTGGTCCGCGTACTACTACAACGGCTACATCTACTCCAACGACATGTCCAAGGGCTTCGACGTCCTGAAGATCAGCGACCGGCGCACCGACGCCGGCGCGAAGGTGCGGATGCACGAGCTCAACGTGCAGACGCAGCCGGACTACTTCGACGACTTCGACGACTGATCCGGGATGTGACGTGACGCGCCGCCGGGCGGGGGACCGCCCGGCGGCGCACCCAGTTCCCAGTCCAGCCCGTACCGCTGGAACAGCTCCGCGCGCAGCCGCGCGCGGGCCATCGGTACGCCCGGCAGCAGCAGGGCGAAGACCGCGCCCATCAGCAGCCCGCGCAGCAGCGGATAGTCGGTGTCGACGTCCCGTGATCCGTAGCGCTCCACCGTGTCCCGCAGCAATGAGGCGAGCCGTTGCTGCTCCGGGCACTGCACGAAGCCGTCGGCCTGCAGGAGTCCCGCCATGTGCGTGCGCATCAGCACCGGATGCTCGGTCGCCAGGCCGAGGATCGCGTCGATGGCTCTCGCCAGCCGCTCGCGGCCGTCCTCTGTACGCGGTTCCCTCTCCAGCGCCGCCTCGAGCGTGAGGTGCATGAGCCGGTGCACGGCCGACTGCAGCAGCTGCCGCTTGCCCGGGAAGTAGTACGAGACGAGGCCGCGCGCGGAACCGGCCCGGTCGGCGATGTCGCCGAGCGTCGTGGCCTCGTAACCGCGCTCGTCGACCAGCTCCACCGTCGCCTGCAGAAGCCGCTGGCGAGAACGTCGACGAAGCTCTTCATTGACCGATGCGCTTCGCGGGGACATGCTTGGCTCCTGCGTTGACTGGCTCACAGCCAATATACTCAGCGCGTCCCGTCGTCCGGCCCTCGGGGGCCGGGGCCGACGGGTGGTGCTGCCCGAACCGGGCGACGCGGGGGATCGTCCGGTTCGGGTGGCTTTGTTCTGCTTCCAGTCTCCTACGGCGCGGGCCGCCGGTCGACGAGTCCGAGCACCGGAAGAAGCCCCGCGGGCCGTTCGTCCACCGGCAGATGGTCCACGAAGTGGACGGCGCAGCCCAGCTCCGCGGCACCGCCGTCGGCGCGGCGGTCGTCGCCCACCATCAGCACCTCGCGCGGATCGCGCCCCAGGCCCTCGCACGCCGTCCGGAACAGCCGGGCATCGGGCTTCTGCACCCCGTGCTCGAACGACAGGGTGTACGTGTCGACCAGATCGTCGAGACCATGGGCCCGGAATACCGGACGCAGGTCCCAGCCGATGTTGCTGACCACGCCGACGCCGACGTCCCGCTCGCGCAGCCCGCGCAGCACCTCGGCGGCGTCCGCGTAGGGGCTCCAGGCCGCGGGCGTCATGTGACGGTCGTAGAGGGCGTCGTACAGGGCCTCGTCCGGCAGGGGCACCTCGCGTGCCAGTCCCGTGTACGCGGCACGGTGCCGGTCCGTGTCCGTGTCCCGTACCGCCCACAGCTCGGCCAGGTGTCCGGGGATCCGCTGCGGGTGGGCTCCGCCCGGCAGCGCGCCGGCCGCCTCCAACCGCCGGGCGCACCGGTCGAGTTCGTCCGCGGACAGCGGCGACCCGTGCTCCCGCAGCACCGCGCGGAGCCAGCTGCGGGCCGACTCGATGCGAAAGAGCGTCCCGGAGAAGTCGAAGAGAACAGTCCTGATCGTCATGACCGGGATCCTCGGCCGCTCAGTGGCCGCGGGACAAGGCCACCCGCCTGTAGGAGGCCACGGCGAGCGTGACGACGCACGCCCCGAGGAGCCAGCCGCCGATCACGTCGGAGGGCCAGTGCACCCCCAGGTAGAGCCGGGTGAAACCGACCCCGGCGACGGAGACGGCCGCGGCGGCGAAGCACCACATCCAGGCGGCCCTGGCCATGTGCCGCCTGCACAGCCAGAGCAGCAGCCCGCAGGTGACCACGGCGGTCATCGCGTGCCCGGACGGAAAAGCCGCGTAGTGCGCCGAGTCGACCGGGTCGGGCCACAGGGGCCGCTCCCGCCCTACGAGGGCCTTCACGCCCTGCTGGAGGCCCGTCCCGAGCGCACTGGCGAGCCCCACCCACACCGCCAGGAGACGCTCCCCGCGCAGCCACAGCCAGACGACCGCCGCCGCGGACAGCAGCCGCATGGTCCACGGGTCCCACACCCAGTCGGTCAGTACGCGGTTGACGTGCGTGAACGTCGGCTCCTCGACCGCGGAGCCGTGCAGCGCGTCCACCACCGCCCGGTCGAAGGACATCAGCGGTGACCAGGTGAGGACCACCGCCACCAGCAGCAGAACGCTCAGCCCGGCCGACACCGCGCAGGCGCGGACGCACAGGGCGCTCGCCCGGGCCCTCCGCTCGGGCCGCGCGGTGCGGGGGGAGGCGTCATTGCCGTGGTGGGGGGCGACGGGGTCCGTGGAGTGGGGGGAAGACATGAACAAATCCTGTCTTCTTTGCGGCCGTACGGCTATCCCAGCGCGCGCAGTCCCGGCACGAAGGCCACGAGCAGCGGAACCACCGGGACCAGGGCGGCGGCCGCCGTCAGCCGCAGCCGGCGGGCCGGAGTGAGCCGGGGCACCGGCGTCAGCAGCCGGTTCACACGGTGCGGCAGTTCCGCTCCCGGTGTGGGGCAGGGCCCGAACACCCCGCGCTCCTCGTTCAGTTCGACCAGGGCCAGCGCGATCGTGAGCCGTCCGTAGCGCCGTGAGGCGACGTCGTCCGCCGCCAGTTCGACCAGCCGGTGCATCTCGTCACGGAAGGCGGCGAAGACGGGGATCTGCGGAAAGCCGTTGGCCAGGGCGGCCGAGCAGTGCAGCAGCCAGTCGTGCCTGGCCCGTGCGTGGCCCTGCTCGTGCGCCAGGACCGCGTCGAGCTGCCGGCCCTTCAGCCGCCGCAAGGCCGCGGTGGTGATGATCAGCTGGGGCGCGGCGCCCGGCAGCCACCACGCGTCCGGCCGCTCGGCCTCCAGGACGACCAGGGGCTCACTTCCGGGGACCTCGTCCGGCATCAGGGGGGAGCGCACGAGCAGCTCGGCGCGCTGCCGCTTGCGCCGGACGTGCGCCCGGTGGATCTCCCGCGCCAGCATGGCCCCGGTCCACACGCCGCAGAATGCCAGGACCACCGCGAGGGCGGCGGACCACCACGTCTCGGTCGCCCCGAGCGCGTACGCCTCCACGACGCCGTGCGGCGCGGACGCGAAGACATGGCCCCGCACCAACTGCCAGGCGGCGGCAGCGCTGAAGATCATGGACAGCGCGAACGACAGCAGCACGGCGGCGACCACGCACTGCCAGACCCACAGGGCGACGACGGGCTCGCGCTCCGGCCAGTCGGCACGCGACACCAGGCGCGGGGCGACGACGGCGGCCAGTGCGCCGAGCATCAGCAGCGCAAGCGAGACCATCATGGGGGCAGCCTATGAGCGCGGGGCTACCTGCGGGTATGCCCGTGCGCGTCAAGTGACGCACGCCACGGCGGCGGACGCGGCGGCACGATCGCGTCAACGCCGGCACGGGAGCGCCCGTCACAGGGCCAGCAGCATCGCCAGCATCGCCGTCGCCATGGAGACCCTGCAGGCCGGCACCAACTCGGGCCGGGAACCGGCCGGATCCGCCACCGGGACCGGACCGCCGCCCGCCGGGGCGAGCGGGACGAGCCGAAGGCCCGAGCGGAGCACGTACCCGGCGAAGTAGAGGAGCAGCACGCCGGTGAGGAGCGGGACGCCGCCGGCCGTGTGCGCCCCGTGAGCGCCCGGGCCGGCCATCGCGGCCGCCATGTAGACCATCGCCATGCAGCCGACGGCATGGTGGAGATGGCGCCCGCCGTTCCCGGCCGGCCGCACCGCGTGCACCGCCGCCGCGCCGAACACCACCGCGTACACCATCCAGTGCCATCTCGGCAGGGTGAACAGGGTGGCGGGCACGGCCATCGCGGCCATGCCGAGCCCCATCAGCGCCTCACCGCCGGCCGCCTTTCTGCCCGGTCCCCGGCAACTGCGCATCCGGATCAGGCAGTACGAGCCGGTCGCGGTGCACAGCACCACGAGCATCCAGCCGGACATCGCGGGTCCGTGCACGGAGTACCTCCCCCTTCGGCCGGCTTCGGCGGCGGTCGAGGAGTCGATGCCCAGCTCCCGTCCGCGTACGCGAGCGCACGGGGGTACGGGGGAGTACACGGAAGTGCGAGGGGGAGCGCGGCGAGCGCGGAACGGCTCAGGCGGACCGGCGCGGGGCACGGGCGGGGGCCGGGTTACTCTCGTGCGGACCGCACCCAGTTGGAACGGAGCCACTCCATGGACACAGCCCCGCCCAGGGACTCGGCCGAGCTCACCTACCGCGACGCGGCCGAGGCCGACGTCCCGGCTCTCGTCGCCTTGATCGAGTCGGCGTACCGCGGTGAATCGAGCCGCGCGGGCTGGACCTCGGAGGCCGACATCCTCGGCGGTCAGCGCACCGATCCGCAGGGGGTGCGCGAGGTGATCACCGCCCCCGGCAGCCGTCTGATGATCGTCGAGCGCGACGGGGAGCCGGTCGCCTGCTGCCAGCTCGAGCACCGTGGCGACGCCGCCTACTTCGGCATGTTCGCGGTCCGCCCCGACCTTCAGGGCGCCGGTCTGGGCCGCAGGATCATCGCGGAGGCGGAGCGCAGCGCGCGCGAGACCTGGGGCGTGGCGGAGATGCACATGACCGTGATCTCCGTGCGAGAGGACCTGATCGCCTGGTACGAACGCCGCGGCTACCGCCGTACGGGCCGGATGACCCCCTTCCCGTACGGCGACGAGCGGTTCGGCATCCCGCGGCGCGACGATCTCGCCTTCGAGCTCCTGGTGAAGGACCTCGCCTGAGCGAGCGGCCCCCGGGCGCGCCCGCCGGTGCCCTCGGGCGGAGCCGGCGCGCGCGGGAGCGGGCGGCCGTCAGGCCGTGAAACGGCCGGTGCGCCGGATCTCGGGGAAGTCCGTGGTCGCGCCGTCGAGCTCGAGGGCGCGCACCAGCCGCAGGTGCTCCTGTGTGTTGACCACCCAGCCGATCACCCGCAGCCCCTGGGCGTGCGCCGTCTCGACGGTCTCCAGCGTCAGCCGGCGGATGTTCAGTGCCAGGGCCTGGGCGCCGACGGCCTTCGCACGGTCCGTGACGTCGGCGCCCCAGCGGCTGGCGATCAGCACCGTGCGCACCCCGGGCACCAGTGCCGAGATCTCGGCGATCGCGTCGTCGTGGAACGAGGAGACCTCGACCCGGGGCACCAGGTCGCGCCTGCGCATCACCTCGGCCAGCGCGCGCGCCGCGGCCACGTCCTTGATCTCCGCCTGGAGCGGGCACCGCACGGCGTCGAGAACCTCCTCGAACACCGGCACCCGCTGGCCGCCGCCCGCGTCGAGCTGACGCAGCTCGGCGAGCGTCATCTCGGCGATGGCGCCGCTCCCGTCGGTCGTGCGGTCCACGTCGGCGTCGTGCATGACGGCGAGCGCGCCGTCCTTGCTCAGATGCAGATCGAGTTCGATGGCGTCCATGCCGGCCTGCTCGGCGCGAACGAAGGAACGCAGGGTGTTCTCCGGCTCGACGCCCATGACCCCGCGATGACCGATGGTGAGGAAAGTCAAGATTCTCTCGCTTCCGTCGACGGCGGCTCCCGCGGGACGCAGCCCGGCGCCCGGCGGTATCGAGGCAGCCTAACGGCCCCTCCCGAAGACGGAACCGCTCGCGCGCGGGGTGTCCTGAAGCCGCACACCGACGGCGTCGGCGCCCTGGGGGCGCAGCGGCCCGGCACCCCTTCACCCGTGCGTGGGCGCGTCTCCCGCGAGCTTGACGGGGCCGGGCCTGTCGGCCCTGGCAGGACACCGATGCGGTCGCGATGAGCACCCGCCACCGCAAAAACTGCGGCGATCATGGGGGTCGCACAGGATAATTTCCCCCGCCCGCACTTGTGAGGGAGAACCGCACACGGATACGGTGTCTTGACGCGAGGTTCTCCTGTGGAGGAAGTGACATGACGGAAATTCTTGTGCAGGACGTGGCTGCAGGGGGCATATCCCAGGCCGGCCCGGTGGCCGGCCATCCGAGCTGGACATTGCTCAAGAATGCCGTCGAAGAGATCCGCCCCTGGCAGTCCAAGGACGGCTCGATCGACTTCGACGCGGACGACGCGCCCTCCCGCAAGGAGGCCGAGGCCGCCGTCGAGCGTGTGATCGGCGCGGTGGAGGACCTCGCCCCGCTGCTCCCGCACGACGCCGCCTACCACCGGGCACTCGTCGCCGACCTGCGCAAGTGGGCCGACGAGGGCTTCGTGGTGCCGGACTTCCTGGACTCGCTGCTCGCCTTCCAGCCGGCCGCCTCCCGCGAGGACGGACTGCGGCACCTGGTCGTC
Coding sequences within:
- a CDS encoding NADH:flavin oxidoreductase/NADH oxidase, which produces MSALFEPYALRSLTIPNRVWMAPMCQYSAEVFGPNAGVAGDWHFAHYAARAAGGTGLILVEATAVSPEGRISPADLGIWNDTQVAAFRRITAFLESQGTVPGIQIAHAGRKASTDRPWNGGEPVGPEQHGWQPVAPSAIPFVEGHPVPDELTGVQIAEIVGQFADAARRALDAGFKVAEIHGAHGYLIGEFLSPHSNHRTDEYGGSFDNRVRFALEVVDAVRAVWPEELPLFFRISATDWLEEGGWTPDDTVRFASLLKEHGVDLLDVSSGGNAARVRIPTGPGYQVPFAARVKAETDLPVAAVGLITDAEQAEKILANGEADAVLLGRELLRNPSWARHAARELGGDVHVPQQYHRSV
- a CDS encoding WD40/YVTN/BNR-like repeat-containing protein yields the protein MTDVLLTVGTRKGLFIGRRSGGTWEFSSPHFNAQAVYSIGIDTRRAVPRLLVGGDSAHWGPSVFHSDDLGKTWTEPEKPAVKFPQDTGASLERVWQLHPASDADPDVVYAGTEPAALFRSENGGASFELVRPLWEHPTRSQWVPGGGGEAVHTVITDPRDPLAVTVAVSTAGVFRSKDGGESWTPSNQGVSAVFLPDPNPEFGQCVHKIAQDAVDPDRLYLQNHWGVFRSDDAGAKWTDIGTGLPSDFGFAMAAHPHRANTAYVFPITADADRVPAERRCRVYRTGDAGETWEALSAGLPEGDHFGTVLRDALCTDDADPAGVYFGNRNGEVYASADDGDSWQLLASHLPDVLCVRAAVMK
- a CDS encoding ArsR/SmtB family transcription factor; the encoded protein is MTTVTSPRVLAHPGRDEIRLENVLHALADPMRLRVVRELAAGEADLTCSDIELPVTKSTTTHHFRVLRENGVIRQTYQGTAKMNGLRRDDLEALFPGLLDRVLEAAEAQERRLADD
- a CDS encoding LVIVD repeat-containing protein; translated protein: MILLHTTRVRRRRLGVAAAAAGLLATMLAAGPAAAIPDPGDATAREGISASESAETRSAIRDGEIPGVDEVVHSDNIEHVTNIPKDAITGTNSDLAFQGRYAFAGNYDGFVIYDISNPRSPKTVSQVLCPGSQNDITVSGDLLFLSTDSSRSDNSCNSTSQPATEKSSWEGMKIFDISDKKNPKYVAAVETACGSHTHTLVPERRNVYVYVSSYSPNAAFPDCQPPHDGISVIKVPRKAPEKSAIVNFPVLFPGEGPDGGGNPGSPTNPGVSKTTGCHDITVLPSKDLAAGACMGDGILFDIEDPEHPRVIDRVQDNVNFAFWHSASFNQKANKVVFTDELGGGGAATCNAEIGPNRGADGIYDIVGKGDKRKLVFRSYFKIPRHQAATENCVAHNGSLIPVKGRDIMVQAWYQGGVSVWDFTDSSKPKEIAYFERGPLSTDRLSVAGSWSAYYYNGYIYSNDMSKGFDVLKISDRRTDAGAKVRMHELNVQTQPDYFDDFDD
- a CDS encoding FAD-dependent oxidoreductase encodes the protein MLRVAVVGSGPSGVYAAQALVGQTAVPDVRVHILDRLPCPYGLVRYGVAPDHEKIKSLQNSLRAVLEDDRIDFLGNVEVGRAGLGPAKLLELYHAVVYCVGAARDRKLGVPGEDLPGSHSATDFVSWYSAHPDAPPDAFALGARSAVVIGVGNVAVDVARILARGADELRGTDVPERALAALAASQVRDVHMVGRRGPSGAKFTTKELRELGALPSADVMVDPSDLALETAYADPAAVPAIVRRNLTVVREWAARPLQGRPRRIHVRFFLRPVELLERDGRVGGVRFERTEPDGTGGVRGTGAYQDIEAQLVLRAVGYRGVPTEGLPFDADRGVVPNVAGRVVRDGRFSPGEYVAGWIKRGPNGVIGTNRPCAKETVNSLLEDAAALVGRPLAADPEAELRALGQQPVRWRGWLAIEEAEAALGRALGRPPVKIPDWAGLLGAARETGSGGPGEAGH
- a CDS encoding DUF305 domain-containing protein, with amino-acid sequence MLNRPRTARLRRSAAAAAVAVAVLALGACESESDGRKKAAGGDGPSVVAPGKPGEPARTLSAEEAAAALPDDSPNSADFGYTQMMIEHHEQALQMTALAPQRAESTQVKRLAERIAAAQKPEIDSMRGWLANNGGPKKDGAHGHDHGAMPGMATQAQLKQLRESDGSAFDELFLKLMITHHQGAVTMAADVLSEGNNVQVEEMANDVIAQQTAEIGRMRNM